Part of the Cryptococcus neoformans var. grubii H99 chromosome 2, complete sequence genome is shown below.
AGAAAACCAACCTTCAaaccatcatcaacattgTCATGGTTTTGGGTTTTATGGCCCACGGTTATGCTACTGGCGAGTTTGAAGTCACCAAGGAACGACTGGGGTGCTATCTTCCGACTGAGCATATTGATAACCCTAAGGGATATGCCGACGGCGAAGACGCCAGGCAGTATGACAGCCGATTGCGAGGGCCGGTGGATCCCAGGGAGCTCGAGATTGACCCTCGGTCTGGAATGAAGAATTACATTGCAAACGGTAAGTTGCATTTATCCATGGGCGCCGAGGGTCAGCGCTAAACCATTACAGAGAACGGGGGCTGGGCAACTTCGAAAGCTCTCGTGAGACAGAGACTTCAAGAGTGTATTCATTATGGTCGACAGTACAGGTCGAACAACAACAAGTCCGACCTGTACGAAGCCTTCCAGCTCCTCGGGCGTGCATTGCACACTCTGTGAGTCAAGTAAGAACCTAGGTGTGACATTACTTACCGAATTATCTTTAGTGAGGACTTCACTGCCCACTCTAACTGGTGCGAGCTTGGTGAGTGACCGCGACATATAGCAAGGCAGGCTTTGCTAACATATTCACAGCTCTCATTTCCTTCGGTTACACCAACGTTTTCCCTCACATTGGACAGAATGTGAAGGTCCGGGCTCCTAATGGGCGTGATGTGTATCCCCTTGTAACAGGCACTTTCGGTGGTGCTGATTTCATCCATTCTTTGATGGGTGAAGCGACCGACCATCTTTCGCAAGTTAGTTTTCAAAATCATATTATCTCCCTTTTCACTGAAGATAAATCAATAGGCATCTGTTTCCGATCTTAGCAAGCAGATGACCAATGCTCGTTCCGTGTCCGAGGGTCAAAGTAGCTCCGCTGACACTCTTCGCCAACTTTTCTTCAGCATTCCGGGCGGTGAAGGTGATAGCATGACTCGTGATTTGGAGGGTATTCAAAACATGCGAGCAGGTCAACCCGGCGGTGTCGATCCTAGCACAATGAGCCCTCAAGAACTCCACCAGACCATCTGGCAGATTTTGAGCTTCAGGGACTCAgtaatgaagaagattgaagtAAGTCATTGAATCTAAAATTTGGAATTGCCATCTAATCATCTATTATCTCTCCAGAACACCATCGATCGAATCCCAGGCCTTTCCGGTCTCGTTGAAAAAATTTCAAACTCTGTTTctgtcttcatcatcaccaccctcgAACCGTTTGTCAAGCCACTTTTGAGCACCGCTACAGAGGCTCTCGGTCAGTCCTCTCAAGCCGTCATCGACTCACATGACCAATATGAAGTCTGGAATGATCGAAATGCGTCCGATCCCACtcactctttcctttccaagGTAAACGGACTCATGCATGCTTTGGTATCAATGCTCATTTTGTCCCTTTAGGATCACTTTGGTCTTATTCTCAATCAACCCGCCGGCGAAATTGCCCGAATCGTCGTGGAACACACTGTCAACCTTGTTGTCAAGGCTTGGGACGATAACAGCATGAATCCCAGCCAGGTTACTGAGTCAGCCCTTGAAGCTTTATTCCATCCAGACTTTGCCAGTGGGCACTGTAAGTTGTAATGAACTTTCTCTGTCGCGGAACTTCTGACCATCCCGTCAAAATAGCCCAAATTCAGAAGCAAATGCTTGATAAGATGCGTGAATGGATCAACGGCACCGGCTCCAACAGGAATGAGATCTTACACCGTCTCACCTCCGACATGGTAAAGCAGGGCAAGAATCGCCGAATCGGTGATACCTCCACAGCCTCGGGGCATGTCCACAATCAGCTTCTGCCTGAGGGTGGACTGCAGCAGGTGATCGCTCAGCAAAACATCCATGTACCTGGTGCAAGCGTACTGAATGCTGGGCAGGATTTGATGTCTGGAAAGATGGTGAGCTCGAATGCCTTCCAATCAAAATGAGAGACTTTGGACTAATTTGGGTCCGTAGCCTTGGGACCAAGGATTCGGAAGTGGTGGTGTCCACGCCTGGCGTGACATGGATCCCAGTAACCCCAATGCTCCATCTGGAGGGTATAACGCTCCGACGGGTTATAATTCTCAGCCATCCTACAACTCTCAACCTTCCCACACCCACGAGCAATCCTACAGTGGTCAACCATCTTACACTACTCATTCCCAAGCCTCTTACGGTGCCCCGCCTATGCCCCAGTCTTATCAATCACCTCCCCCCCAAAAT
Proteins encoded:
- a CDS encoding heterokaryon incompatibility protein HET-C, whose product is MAKTALIFLLLALVALSFTPGVHAFGAGNIPSFSYLEEKAFRHGDIEDIIANLFKAAGGGFLSRGTKFTPLDVKRVYFGNWLRDYSQAVDVGSLKKTNLQTIINIVMVLGFMAHGYATGEFEVTKERLGCYLPTEHIDNPKGYADGEDARQYDSRLRGPVDPRELEIDPRSGMKNYIANENGGWATSKALVRQRLQECIHYGRQYRSNNNKSDLYEAFQLLGRALHTLEDFTAHSNWCELALISFGYTNVFPHIGQNVKVRAPNGRDVYPLVTGTFGGADFIHSLMGEATDHLSQASVSDLSKQMTNARSVSEGQSSSADTLRQLFFSIPGGEGDSMTRDLEGIQNMRAGQPGGVDPSTMSPQELHQTIWQILSFRDSVMKKIENTIDRIPGLSGLVEKISNSVSVFIITTLEPFVKPLLSTATEALGQSSQAVIDSHDQYEVWNDRNASDPTHSFLSKDHFGLILNQPAGEIARIVVEHTVNLVVKAWDDNSMNPSQVTESALEALFHPDFASGHSQIQKQMLDKMREWINGTGSNRNEILHRLTSDMVKQGKNRRIGDTSTASGHVHNQLLPEGGLQQVIAQQNIHVPGASVLNAGQDLMSGKMPWDQGFGSGGVHAWRDMDPSNPNAPSGGYNAPTGYNSQPSYNSQPSHTHEQSYSGQPSYTTHSQASYGAPPMPQSYQSPPPQNYNSQPSYGNQGGGAGYPGQQYRHDGSGHHQPPQGEYGTPYGGPHGGPPHSAPHHQSYGGSPQPPYGQQPPYGGQPQNQWGQRPSYQGPPGGW